From the Lentimicrobiaceae bacterium genome, the window GCCTACTTACGCGCCCAAAAGATGTTACCCAGTTCGACTCTCCGGAATACCCCATGAGTATGGATCGTATAATGGAAGCTTTGGGAGCCAAAGCCGTTGATTTCGATTTCAAAACCGAATGCTGTGGTGCTTCCTTCTCTATCTCCGATACCGAAGTAGTTAATCAACTCAGTGGGAAAATACTTGAATATGCCAAAGCCAGCGGCGCAGATATGATAGTAGTTGCCTGCCCGCTTTGCCAGTCGAATCTCGACATGCGCCAGCCGGGCATCGAAAAAATGTTGGGAAAGAAAATTAGAATGCCGGTGTTGTATTTTACACAATTGTTGGCTCTTGCTTTTGGTTTTCCCGAAGAGGAATTGAAATTCAGCAAACACATTGTTCCGGTACAGGAAGCACTGAAAAACATCGGAAAAGAGCCCGAAAAAGAAGACGAAAAGAAAGTTAAAAAAACTGTTGAAACTGAGGAGGCTAAATAATGGCACGTGTAGGAGTTTTTGTATGTTTTTGCGGTGCCAACATTGGCGATTTTGTAGACGTTCCGCAGGTTACTGAAGAAATTAAAAAGATAAAAGACGTAAAGTTTGCTACCAATTATAAATACATGTGTTCCGACCCCGGTCAGGCACAGATACGTGAAGCCATAGTAGAACACAGGCTCACTTCGGTTGTGGTGGCTGCCTGTTCACCCCGAATGCACGAGAAGACTTT encodes:
- a CDS encoding CoB--CoM heterodisulfide reductase iron-sulfur subunit B family protein is translated as MNKLTYFPGCSAHGTSEEFDHTLKLVAKTLDMELEEIADWNCCGATSAHVMTETLALALPLRNLVLAEKMNNDTMAIPCASCYQRHKVTQYELAKDASLAKRVGKAVEEGAYTGKLVVKSMLQYVYEDIGLEKIKEKIKKPLTGLKVACYYGCLLTRPKDVTQFDSPEYPMSMDRIMEALGAKAVDFDFKTECCGASFSISDTEVVNQLSGKILEYAKASGADMIVVACPLCQSNLDMRQPGIEKMLGKKIRMPVLYFTQLLALAFGFPEEELKFSKHIVPVQEALKNIGKEPEKEDEKKVKKTVETEEAK